In the genome of Abyssalbus ytuae, the window AGTAAATCCGGGTATTTAGTAAGAAGTAGGTTATTAAGAATGGTTTTATCCTTTTGTTTCATACCCGGATTTGTGGATTTAATGAAATTTTTATCATCAAACTTGAAATAAATGCTATCGCATCTCACAAAGATTTCTCCGGATTTAGATAAGAAGAGTTCATTTGGAGGATAATGGAAAAAATAATTTTCAAACCGGTTGTTTCCTATATACCTGCTTACTGAATTATTGTCGGTTAAAATCCATATATTTTTGTTGCTGTCCCTGCAAAGTTCATAAACTACATTACCACCTATAGATGCAGTACTGTTTTGTTCATTTTTAAAAACTTTAAAATGATGGCCGTCATACAAATTCAAACCATCCCAGGTTGCTATCCACAACCTGCCTTTATCATCACTGATGATATCATTAACAGAGTTGTTTGATAATCCATCTTCAGTAGTAAGCGATTTAAACTTAATATTCTGAGCATGGATTAATCCATACAGGAAGATTAAAAAGAAAAAAAATGTTAGCTTCAAACCTAAATAAAGTAATAAACTAAATTAAAAGGTTATGGTTATTAAAGTATTACTTTGAGTTTAATTTATTCTTATATTTTTGTTAATACAATACGCTGCGCATGTGCATATTAAAATATATCTGTTTTTAAAACTAATAGTATCTTTTAGGTAAATAAGGATATATAATTTATTTATTATGTGATCCCTTTTTAATAAAACAGGCAATTTTATTGGGAGTGCTTTGTTCAGTTGATGTTTATGCTATAAAATCATAAATTTTTATAAAATCCCCGGTAATGCCTAATAAAAATTCGTATATTTGACATAATAACTAAAACGTTTTAGTTATTGAAGAGATATAATTCTAAAGTAAATAAATGATTTAAGCTTAAGTTAATATTAAAAATAAAAGATCATTTAATTAGTTATTTGAATTAGTAAAGTTTGTTTAAGCCCTTCTTCGTTTGAAGGAGGGCTTTTTTTAAAGATTATACCCATGAAAATATTTAAACATGCTGTTTTTATTACCTTTTTATTTATGGCTTTTAGCAATTATGCACAAAAAGCAGAAAAAATTTCAATAGAATATATCGATGGGGATGAAAGTCTGGGAATAAAAACTGAAAAGACTTTTAAAAAAATAATAAAGAAAGTTTACCCGCAATTAATGAAAGAATATAATCCGGATGCGGTTACCAATCTTAAAGTAATAATAGATAACAGTGATAAAAAAAGCTCTTTTGTAGCTTATGCTGATGGGAATACGGTTACTGTAAGTTCCGAATGGATGCACAAACATCCAGAGGACTTTGATTTAATGACTCATGAAATCATGCATCTTATTCAAGCCTATCCTCATAATGCAGGTCCGGGATGGATTACCGAAGGAATAGCAGATTATGTGCGCGATAAGTATGGGTTAAATAATAAAAAAGCCGGGTGGAAACTTACCGGGTTTCAACCATCACATCACTATACCAACAGTTACCGGATAACGGCACGATTTTTGAAATGGACTGAAAAGAAATATAATAAAGAATTGGTTAAAAAACTGGATTTCTTAATGAGAAATAAACAATATTCAGATGATCAATGGAAAAAATTAACAGGTAAGGAATTGCAAGAGTTATGGGAAGCATATAGTAAAAATCCTGAAATTAGTTAGCTTATCCAACCTATATTATATATATGAAAGGGGGGAATTCATTAGAATATTCTGAAATGAATTCCCTCCTTTCCACAAATAGTTTTTTGTTTAT includes:
- a CDS encoding basic secretory family protein, with the protein product MKIFKHAVFITFLFMAFSNYAQKAEKISIEYIDGDESLGIKTEKTFKKIIKKVYPQLMKEYNPDAVTNLKVIIDNSDKKSSFVAYADGNTVTVSSEWMHKHPEDFDLMTHEIMHLIQAYPHNAGPGWITEGIADYVRDKYGLNNKKAGWKLTGFQPSHHYTNSYRITARFLKWTEKKYNKELVKKLDFLMRNKQYSDDQWKKLTGKELQELWEAYSKNPEIS